One Sanguibacter sp. HDW7 DNA window includes the following coding sequences:
- a CDS encoding DUF6308 family protein, whose amino-acid sequence MSTSTAPLRLPRVLYPDNTDVARALLSHYLTTFTGRGFESVGHPWNDPAHANKVTTADIVALSCLAVPVGGDAVMRLLVEDAGRVSALLADAPPPETNLWEVDEKAILDPEEALQSLWQLLRDIPGMGPTSASKLMARKRPRLVPIYDSVVAQALGMRSARGHWEMMHTLLLSEIDGETVHEHLSRLSEGVAGAELVTPLRAFDIVTWYAHSSAPGQVKRRQEAFEQAGLDDPVAAERAITAG is encoded by the coding sequence ATGAGCACGTCCACCGCACCGCTCAGGCTTCCCCGGGTGCTCTATCCCGACAACACGGATGTCGCGCGCGCCCTGCTCTCCCACTACCTCACGACGTTCACGGGCCGCGGCTTCGAGTCTGTGGGCCACCCGTGGAACGACCCCGCCCACGCCAACAAGGTGACCACCGCGGACATCGTCGCGCTCTCTTGTCTGGCAGTTCCCGTCGGTGGCGACGCCGTCATGCGACTCCTGGTCGAGGACGCCGGCAGAGTCTCGGCCCTGCTCGCCGACGCTCCTCCGCCCGAGACGAACCTGTGGGAGGTCGACGAGAAGGCCATCCTCGATCCGGAGGAGGCGCTCCAGTCCCTCTGGCAGCTGCTCCGCGACATCCCCGGGATGGGCCCGACGAGCGCGAGCAAGCTCATGGCCCGAAAGCGACCACGACTTGTCCCGATCTACGACAGCGTCGTGGCACAGGCCCTGGGCATGCGCAGCGCGCGCGGCCATTGGGAGATGATGCACACGCTGCTCCTTTCCGAGATCGACGGAGAGACCGTTCACGAGCACCTGTCAAGACTTTCCGAGGGCGTGGCCGGAGCAGAACTGGTCACACCATTGCGCGCCTTCGACATCGTCACGTGGTACGCGCACAGCTCCGCGCCCGGTCAGGTCAAGCGACGTCAGGAAGCGTTCGAGCAGGCTGGCCTCGACGACCCCGTGGCTGCCGAACGCGCGATCACCGCCGGATAG
- a CDS encoding helix-turn-helix domain-containing protein: MNTTPQPRRPLVDTSAAAEILGVSPRTVRRLAAERRIPAVHVGRAVRFEVDDLAAFVDANKIPATTAF; the protein is encoded by the coding sequence ATGAACACGACACCCCAGCCCCGCCGCCCGCTCGTCGACACCTCCGCCGCAGCCGAGATCCTCGGTGTCTCGCCCCGCACCGTCCGCCGCCTCGCCGCTGAGCGGCGCATCCCCGCCGTCCACGTCGGGAGGGCCGTGCGCTTCGAGGTCGACGACCTCGCGGCATTCGTCGACGCAAACAAGATTCCTGCCACAACGGCATTCTGA
- a CDS encoding tyrosine-type recombinase/integrase, whose translation MTAPTPRKRRAGRASFGSVRRLASGRWQARYPDEAGQPMNAPTTFETRGEAETHLADVRAQRARGAWIDPRGARIPLHEWIGQWIENGGSRGSLAPRTAKMYRDVARLRIDPSIGAVEVGKITPAAVRRWHTEALKAAGKAGKGEAQVRQAYALLKASLRTAEADGLIAKNPCQIVGAGTARSDERPLMSVEVFGEIVAHLPEHLRAPVVTMIGAHLRLGELVALRRGDLDLDAGTLRIERQIVADGAEPSPTKTRAWRSVDLPASVVSVLREHLASGPTALPGAPLFWGARPAAGGTYTWTGEPLRRAAVQRAWAKARDLAGHPEYHLHDARHTGLTVVAGIPGMATKDIMRRGGHTTMRAALGYQHAVQTSGKVAAAGLDAALAGVL comes from the coding sequence ATGACCGCACCCACCCCCCGCAAGCGGCGCGCCGGTCGCGCGTCGTTTGGCTCCGTCCGCCGCCTCGCCTCGGGGCGCTGGCAGGCGCGCTATCCCGACGAGGCCGGTCAGCCGATGAACGCGCCGACGACGTTCGAGACGCGCGGCGAGGCTGAGACGCACCTCGCGGACGTCCGCGCTCAGCGTGCGCGTGGCGCGTGGATCGACCCGCGAGGCGCGCGCATTCCGTTGCACGAGTGGATCGGGCAGTGGATCGAGAACGGGGGCTCTCGCGGCTCGCTGGCACCCCGCACGGCGAAGATGTACCGAGACGTTGCGCGCCTGCGCATCGACCCCAGCATCGGCGCTGTGGAGGTCGGGAAGATCACGCCTGCGGCGGTCCGGCGCTGGCACACCGAGGCGCTCAAGGCGGCGGGCAAGGCCGGTAAGGGGGAAGCGCAGGTGAGGCAGGCGTACGCGCTGCTCAAGGCATCGCTGCGGACCGCCGAGGCGGACGGGCTGATCGCCAAGAACCCTTGCCAGATCGTTGGCGCTGGGACCGCGAGGAGCGACGAGAGGCCTCTCATGAGCGTTGAGGTCTTCGGCGAGATCGTCGCGCACCTCCCGGAGCACCTGCGGGCTCCCGTCGTGACGATGATCGGTGCGCACCTGCGGCTTGGCGAACTCGTCGCGCTGCGGCGCGGGGACCTCGACCTCGACGCGGGCACGCTGCGGATCGAACGGCAGATCGTCGCGGACGGCGCTGAGCCGAGCCCGACCAAGACGCGCGCGTGGAGGTCCGTGGATCTGCCCGCCTCGGTTGTGAGCGTCCTGCGTGAGCACCTCGCGTCGGGCCCCACTGCGCTTCCCGGCGCTCCGCTCTTCTGGGGGGCTCGTCCCGCTGCGGGCGGCACGTATACGTGGACGGGTGAACCGCTCCGTCGGGCGGCTGTGCAGCGTGCATGGGCCAAGGCCCGGGATCTCGCAGGGCACCCCGAGTACCATTTGCACGATGCGCGCCACACGGGCCTGACGGTCGTCGCTGGCATTCCCGGCATGGCGACCAAGGACATCATGCGTCGTGGCGGGCACACGACGATGCGCGCAGCGTTGGGCTACCAGCACGCAGTTCAGACGAGCGGCAAGGTGGCTGCGGCAGGGCTCGACGCGGCGCTCGCGGGGGTGCTCTAG